The window TGATTTAGCCTGCTGGGTTGTAGTAAAAGGATTAGATTCTGATCAGGAAGTCAATAGTGCAGAGTTGGTGGTAAAAGGTATACTAGAAAAATTTATGGAAAAACCATCTATGTCCAGATGGCAAATAAAAAAGTATATAAAAAACGCTCAAGAATTATTGGAGGCACAAAGCCTAAGAGTGCGATTGAAAGCCAGTATTGTACTAGTTGTATCAGATTATACTAAAATGGTTTTCGCTGTTGTAGGAAATTCACGATTATATCACTTTCGGAATGGACGACTATTTTATAAAAGTAGTGATCAAAGCCTAGCTCAAGAATTAGCAATTGAAATGGATACCTCTATTGATATAAGTCAACATGACGAGCGAAGTAATCTATTGAATTATCTAGGAAAACCAAACAGCTTTCAACCTTTTATTTCAAAGAAGATAAAGCTGACGGATGGAGATGTGCTATTACTTTGTACTTCCGGTGTATGGGAAGAAGTAAGTGACATTGAAATGGGTGATGCTTTAGAGGGTTTAAAAGATCCAGAGCAATATACAAATTTACTAGAAGAAGTTCTTTTAAGTAGACAAAAGAAAGTGGTTAACAATTATACGATAGCTTCTATTTTTGCAAATAAAGTTTACCAAGAGAATAACAAGAAAAATATGAAATATTTCAAAATGATTATGATAGCGTTAATTTTGATCTTAATTATTGGAGGAAGTGCCTTTTTTTATAAGGCTAAACAAGTTAAAAAAATGACTGAAATTACGGCTGAAATGTTTGAGCATGAGAAGACAGGCAATTTATACTTTCAAGATGGAAATTATGAGGGCGCTTTGTTGGAATATAGTGAAGGAAGAAATGCAGCTAAAAAAGTGAAAAATCCAGTACATAGAAATTTGCTTGCCAAAAAATTGAGAATTACTCAACTTATTTTAAATGGAGATCAAGAAGCCGAAAAAGGGAAATTCTCTGAAGCAATGGAGAAATATGAAAATGCGAAAAAAGAAGGAAAGTTGATTAAT is drawn from Solibacillus sp. R5-41 and contains these coding sequences:
- a CDS encoding PP2C family serine/threonine-protein phosphatase, with product MRKENSDFKTSFLSEAGSFMQNKDYFAYTELDDLACWVVVKGLDSDQEVNSAELVVKGILEKFMEKPSMSRWQIKKYIKNAQELLEAQSLRVRLKASIVLVVSDYTKMVFAVVGNSRLYHFRNGRLFYKSSDQSLAQELAIEMDTSIDISQHDERSNLLNYLGKPNSFQPFISKKIKLTDGDVLLLCTSGVWEEVSDIEMGDALEGLKDPEQYTNLLEEVLLSRQKKVVNNYTIASIFANKVYQENNKKNMKYFKMIMIALILILIIGGSAFFYKAKQVKKMTEITAEMFEHEKTGNLYFQDGNYEGALLEYSEGRNAAKKVKNPVHRNLLAKKLRITQLILNGDQEAEKGKFSEAMEKYENAKKEGKLINNFGEEEVEQKIVNMEAIVQIVEAVKDGDFRFDAEDYNGALASYQKARKKALAISFSGEAEIKGKIEEAEAKVAELKKEQKELKAEGLEKNGDQSYARQDFMKAIENYTLAQEIYQETDLLAKVLGLERKIMNANDKLNPIPQRQVAETADDTAVPPLDDEESTYDDTQLEGK